The segment TTCGGCATCGTCCTCGATGACACGATTCACCTCATGAGCCGGTGTCTGAAGGCGCGCCGCAAGGGCCTTTCCGCGTCCGAGGCGGTGCGCACGGCCTTTCGCGTGGTAGGTCGCGCGCTGTTCACCACGGCAATGATCCTGGGGCTGGGCTTCCTGGTGTTCGCCACGTCGGGATTCGTGATCACCTGGATGCTCGGGCTCCTGCTTGCGCTCACCATCGGCTTCGCCCTGCTCGCCGATCTCCTGCTCCTCCCGCCCTTGCTGATGGCCGTCGACCGGAATGCCTGACCCCGGAGCCAAGAGCGGGCATGAGCGGGATTGACCGGTGCGTGCCCGAAGCGGGCAAGGTCCGCGTGCAGGCAAGGATTGGCGACAAAAAACCGCGCGTTCAGCAGCCGCCTTCCAGGGCCATTTTCGCAAATCTCGGCGTCGCTGAATCCGCGTAACTCTTCAGCACTTTGTCGAGCTTACCCTGGGACTTCAGGAACTCCGAAGCCGCCTTCAGTGCTTCCTGCACGCCGCCGCCGAGCCAGATCGGCGAAATCTGTTGTTGCAGCGTCGGATAATCGTACAGGGCCAGCACATCGCCGATCTGGGCCTCGTTGCCGGACACCGCCGCGGCAATCGCCTTCGCGTTCGCGGCGCCCGGTCCGTATTTCTCCGGGTTGGCGCGATAATCCGCGTCGGCAGACGCCACCATCTTCACCCACTGGCAAGTGAATATTGGGTTCCTGTTCGTGAACCCCTTGCGGGCGGCCATTGCATCGAACGTTGCGTTGCCCCAGTTGCTTAGATCCCCGGAGGAAATCAGCACCCGGCCCCTCTGCTTCATGCGGCCGAGGGCTGGATACCAAACGAACCCGCCGTTGACGTCGCCGCGTTCCCAGGCCGCCGCCATGTCCGGCGGCGACAGGTCGATGACCCCGAGCGCTTGAGGCGGGATGTTGAACTGCTCCAACGCGAACATCAGGTGGAAGTGAGCGGTGGAACCGAAGGGCGCCGCGATCGTCTTGCCCCTGAGATCCTGTGGCGCGGAGATCGAGTCGTCCACCACCAGCGCTTCGGCGTTGTGTATGTTGTCATGGACGTAGATGACCTGGAGATCGACGTCCCGGCTGTAGCCGGCCGCCATGGGCGAGGAACCGATGAACGAGATGTCCACCGAACCCGACGCCATTGCATCGACCACCTCGCTTCCCGAGGTGAATTTCACGAACTCGATGCCCCGGCCGCCAAAGCCCTCCGCCTCGATGGCCTTCATCCCGGCCTTCCACGGCCCGTAGACCAGCTGATAGCCGATCCTGACGCCGGCCGCATGCGCGCTGCCGGAAATGCCGATCAACACTGCGGTAAGAGCCAGGGCGGTCTTGCACACATGTCGTTTCATGATTTCAGTGTCCCCGTGTCCGGCCGGCATCCGCCTCCCAATTCTTCCCGGAGTCGCAACCGGTGGTCCGCCTCCTGCGGAGGTCGACGTCCTTGACACTCTCTCTCGAGTAACTAAGCTGCTTCTGGAGCGCCGTTGGTACTTCTTCGACGACGGCCTGGACGAGCCGGTAGCCGAGAGTGCGGGCCTTCCGGTTGAGGTTCGCAAAGATGCGATCAATGCGGCGCTTCTCATAGGCGTCCATGCCCTTTCCGACGTATTCCTCGCCCCGTGTGACCATCAGGTAGATGAGGCAGGCAAGCTCGCG is part of the Deltaproteobacteria bacterium genome and harbors:
- a CDS encoding MMPL family transporter, whose protein sequence is MLWGTAGAVALISLLLIGIFRSVCLGLLSLVPNFIASAMAFGVWGYLYGEAGDAGSLVTAISFGIVLDDTIHLMSRCLKARRKGLSASEAVRTAFRVVGRALFTTAMILGLGFLVFATSGFVITWMLGLLLALTIGFALLADLLLLPPLLMAVDRNA
- a CDS encoding ABC transporter substrate-binding protein → MPAGHGDTEIMKRHVCKTALALTAVLIGISGSAHAAGVRIGYQLVYGPWKAGMKAIEAEGFGGRGIEFVKFTSGSEVVDAMASGSVDISFIGSSPMAAGYSRDVDLQVIYVHDNIHNAEALVVDDSISAPQDLRGKTIAAPFGSTAHFHLMFALEQFNIPPQALGVIDLSPPDMAAAWERGDVNGGFVWYPALGRMKQRGRVLISSGDLSNWGNATFDAMAARKGFTNRNPIFTCQWVKMVASADADYRANPEKYGPGAANAKAIAAAVSGNEAQIGDVLALYDYPTLQQQISPIWLGGGVQEALKAASEFLKSQGKLDKVLKSYADSATPRFAKMALEGGC